The Dehalococcoidia bacterium DNA window TATTAATACCAATTAGCAGACAATGTGGTGCTGCGGAACTGCCTCATCGGCGGTGCTCGCCGCGAGTTCGCCTCCATGCGACCGGCAGCCGTCGCCGTCCATGCGCCGTCCGATCGGGAGGCCGTCACGGTGGCGAGGTCAGCCGGGCCCAGCGGCTCGTGCGGTGCGCCGGCCACTCATGCGCCACCGCCGACGGCGTTTGCTGGATACTGTCTGTAATCTGTTAGTATTCGGTCGAATTTCTCGACTTCGCACCGCTATGCTCGTAGTTGCCGCGCGGTCTGCTACTGCGGCCGTAGCTTAGCCAAAGGATGCTCATGATGGGACTCAATGAACGCATCGGCCGGTTGCTCGGGAGGCGTTCCGCTCCGAGCGCAACGCTGGCGGCGGACCGCGCGCGACAACAGCAAATGCACGGGCAGGAGACCGGCCAGACAGACCAGGAACGGGCGGCGATGCGCCAGCGCATGGAAGCCGATGTCGACGCCCAGCGAGCGGAGCGGGCGGAGCACGCACAAACCGACGCCTGAGCTGGCCCTGGGGCTGCCAAACACGTTCGACGCCTGCCAGCACAACGCTGCCAGGATCAGCATCGCTGGGGCTGGGGCAACGAGCAGAGCGGCCCTTGCCGCAATGTTCACCTCGGGTTCGCTGGCCAATATCGCTCGACGCGGCAGTCCGCCCGCTCAGCCGTCGCGCCGATGCAAGGCTACGACCGGGATGCGCCGCGTGGTCTTCGCCTGGTACTCCGCGAAGACGGGGACCAGCGCCGCCTGCTTCGCATAGAGCCGGTCGCGCTCCTCGCCGGTCAGGACAACGGCCCGCGCCGGGATCGTCGCTGTGCCGACCTCGATCGTGACGTCGGGGTGCGCGACCAGGTTGTGATACCAGCCGGGACTCACCGGCGCGCCGGCCTTCGAGGCGAAGATCAGCCAGCGATCGCCGTCCGGCAGGCAGGCGACCGGCGTCGTGCGTTCGATGCCGCTTTTCGCACCGATCGTGTGCAGCAGCAGCAGCGGCCGATCCGCGAACCTGCCGCCCACGCGCCCACCGTTGGCGCGGAACTCCGCGATGATCTGCGCGTCCCGGTCCTGCTGTGTCGTCATCGCGTCCTCGGAATCGAACTTAAGGCACCTGCTCTCTGCGAAACCGTGGCTGGATCTTCGGCCAGGGCGCACGCCGTGCGCCCCTGCAGGTCTGGCCCGGTTCCGCGCAACCATAGTCAGCGCTTCGGCAGCCAGCTCACGTCGTCGGGGTTGATCAGGTCCGGCGCCGTCCAGCCGTTGATGTCGTAGTCGGCCATGCAGGCGTTGACCATCGCCTTCGCGCGGTCGGTGAGGCCGATCGCGTTGGCGATGTTCAGCGCCGTGAGACGATTCTCCTCCGTCGAGCCGGAGTAGTTGATCTCGTACAGCTCGTGGCGGGCGCCGAACTCCGTGCCGATCGCGTCCCACAGCAGCTTCATCAGTTTCACCCGCTTCTCCGCGTCGTAGCCGTCGGAGCCGCGGATGTATTTGTCGATGTAGGGCCGCAGCTCGGGATTGTGGAAGTCGCGGGCGCTGGAGTTGAGGTAGATCAGCCCGCTGGCCACGCTCTGCTCGATCAGGTTCTTCACGATCGGGTAGAAGGTCGCGCCGAAGACGTGATAGGCCGTCGCCGCCTCGATGTTGGGCAGCACGGCGCCGTTCACCCAGGGCGTGGCGTTGCGCGCCATCGCGTCCGACAGGCTCCAGAAGAGGTTGCGGTAGGCGATCACTTCGCCCAGGCGCACCTGCTGGCCGCGGTAGTCCTTGTGCCCCGTCGCCTCGAACGCCTGCATCATCAGGCCGGCAATGAACTCCAGCTTTACGGCCAGGCGCGTGCAGCCGTGCAAAAGCGCCCGCGGCAGGAAGCCGGTCTGCGGGAAGAAGTTGTTGGCGGCGTCGATGTCGCCGAAGCAGAAGACGTCCTCCCAGGGGATCAGCACATTGTCCAGCACGAAGATCGCGTCGTTCTCGTCCAGCCGGCTGGAGAGCGGATAGTCGAAGGGCGTGCCCATCACCGCCGCCGTGTTCTCGTATGACGCGCGCGAGATCAGCTTCACGCCGGGCGCGTCCATCGGCACCATGAAGATGCAGGCGTACTGCCGGTCCTGCACGGGGATCAGGCCGTTGTGCGCCACGAAAGTCGCGTTGGTCAGGGCGGAGCCGGTGGCCACGACCTTGGCGCCGCTGACGACGATGCCCGCGTCCGTCTCCTTCACCGCGTGCACGCAGACCTCGGCGCGTTCGTGGATGGCGCGGTCGCGGTCCACCGGCGGATGGATGATCGCGTGGTTGAGGTAGAGCACGTGCTCCTGCGCCTTCTTGTACCAGGCGCGCGCGTTCGCCTCGTAGGGCTTGTAGAAGGCGGCGTTGGCGCCGAGTGTGCCGAGAAAGGCGCCTTTGTAGTCGGGC harbors:
- a CDS encoding nitroreductase family deazaflavin-dependent oxidoreductase gives rise to the protein MTTQQDRDAQIIAEFRANGGRVGGRFADRPLLLLHTIGAKSGIERTTPVACLPDGDRWLIFASKAGAPVSPGWYHNLVAHPDVTIEVGTATIPARAVVLTGEERDRLYAKQAALVPVFAEYQAKTTRRIPVVALHRRDG
- a CDS encoding 4-hydroxyphenylacetate 3-hydroxylase N-terminal domain-containing protein, coding for MTAQPADATTQTTTRPMTGAEYLESLRDGREIWLYGERVKDVTTHPAFRNTARMIARLYDALHDPKHKDVLTTQTDTGSGGYTQRFFKAPMSWEEQVAGRDAIAAWARLTYGWLGRAPDYKGAFLGTLGANAAFYKPYEANARAWYKKAQEHVLYLNHAIIHPPVDRDRAIHERAEVCVHAVKETDAGIVVSGAKVVATGSALTNATFVAHNGLIPVQDRQYACIFMVPMDAPGVKLISRASYENTAAVMGTPFDYPLSSRLDENDAIFVLDNVLIPWEDVFCFGDIDAANNFFPQTGFLPRALLHGCTRLAVKLEFIAGLMMQAFEATGHKDYRGQQVRLGEVIAYRNLFWSLSDAMARNATPWVNGAVLPNIEAATAYHVFGATFYPIVKNLIEQSVASGLIYLNSSARDFHNPELRPYIDKYIRGSDGYDAEKRVKLMKLLWDAIGTEFGARHELYEINYSGSTEENRLTALNIANAIGLTDRAKAMVNACMADYDINGWTAPDLINPDDVSWLPKR